The genomic DNA TTTTAGAACATTAAGCTCGGTTACAACAGATTACATCAGGACGTATAAGCCATTAGAAGTTTACATCTTTTGAGGCAACCCGTTGTCTGGAGGAGGAGAAGCCGCATAAACATTCCTGCATAAGCCTGCTCAGGTCCAGGGTATCCATTCTGGGTGGTTGTCACACCCGTTACGGGATATCCGGGCTGCTGTACCACGGTCATACTGGTGGGCTCTGGGCGTGCACAGCACGTGCCCATGAAATCAATGATGGAACCAGCCAGTGTCAAAACGGTACCAAAGCTTTTAATAATCATTATGGTCACACAGCGGCAGCTGTCAATGGTCTTGATGTCACTGCAGTTAACTGGTATGGGTTCTTGCTGATCTGTATTCCAGTGACAACTGTCTCCAATCTGGATACATTCCTGCTCCACAACCGCACGAATAAGACGACAGATAGCCCCAGCAAGGAAGGCAATGATAACCTGCCCAATACACACGATGACCCACAAGATGCAGATCTCCAAGTAAAAGACCAGCActgctttatttcttttaaccCATGTTACTATTCCAAGTATGGTAATGACAAGAAGCCCATCTCCAGACCACAAGCCAGAACCTTCGTGTCCGTCTAGACTGAGGTGGATAAATCCGCATATCAGCTCAAATAAGGGACATACACCAATAAAAATGGAAATGATTTCGGCGACTTTTGCTTGCTTGCGTAAGATTTATTGTGAAATAGTCtcaaaataatacaaaattAGGAATAAATCTGGAGCAAATaactcaataaagccttttcGGTTGTATTTACGAGTGTATGGGCTGGCTTTTGGCCTTTTTCTAAACTGAGCAATTCAAGTAATATAGGAAATATGCCTAGTTGCGATCATTGTGCGGTGTGGGGTTGTGACAACGATCGAAGGTACCCagagaagcaaaagattctCCCTCACGTTAAAATATTAAGATTTTACTTGCCcaggaataacaatgatgttttgtcgTGGGTTAGAGCCATAAATCGTGACCAATTCATGGTTTCGATGAGTAcaaaggtctattgaaatatattttttacgaggttacagaacctctgaatgtcctaCACCAACTTTATTCATACGAAAGTATGATTGTGGGAGTACTGAAACCTCAAACACCTGCTCCAAAGATCAGATCTACAGAGAACTAGTATATGAACATGACGCCATTTTGTATTGGTCGAAGTCATAGTGgagcttgacaagtttgcttaGATCCAttgactttaatacatgtagtttcgATTGTAGTTCTACATGAAGATAGTAGTTTGACAGaagaaaagttttgtttttatgtaacAGCTGGGCATATCAAATAT from Montipora capricornis isolate CH-2021 chromosome 2, ASM3666992v2, whole genome shotgun sequence includes the following:
- the LOC138033132 gene encoding uncharacterized protein, coding for LRKQAKVAEIISIFIGVCPLFELICGFIHLSLDGHEGSGLWSGDGLLVITILGIVTWVKRNKAVLVFYLEICILWVIVCIGQVIIAFLAGAICRLIRAVVEQECIQIGDSCHWNTDQQEPIPVNCSDIKTIDSCRCVTIMIIKSFGTVLTLAGSIIDFMGTCCARPEPTSMTVVQQPGYPVTGVTTTQNGYPGPEQAYAGMFMRLLLLQTTGCLKRCKLLMAYTS